Proteins co-encoded in one Candidatus Omnitrophota bacterium genomic window:
- the xerD gene encoding site-specific tyrosine recombinase XerD: MRELIDSFLDYISVERGLAVNTINSYRDDLEAYFAFLESQKIALLSQTNRNNISGFMLKQKDRGISAVSISRRLAAIKSFYRFLVRERVLKEDPTSLVDSPKLWKKIPETLSLSEVEALLNAPDSRDTQGIRDKAILEILYATGMRVSESAHLKLKEVNLDVGFLRCIGKGNKERVVPVGKKAIACVRKYLESSRPKLLGKKESEYLFISRLGGRLSRQSLWKIIQRYSRQAGIKKHIKPHILRHSFATHLLEHGADLRSVQEMLGHANISTTQIYTHINKDRLKSIHRMYHPRP; encoded by the coding sequence ATGAGAGAGTTGATTGATTCATTTTTGGATTATATTTCTGTAGAGCGCGGTCTGGCTGTTAATACCATAAATTCTTACCGCGATGACTTGGAGGCATATTTTGCTTTTTTAGAATCGCAGAAGATTGCGCTTTTGTCCCAGACAAACCGTAATAATATAAGCGGCTTCATGCTTAAACAAAAAGATAGAGGTATTTCGGCGGTTTCGATTTCCCGCCGCCTGGCAGCGATAAAATCTTTTTATCGCTTTTTAGTGCGTGAGAGGGTATTGAAGGAAGATCCTACAAGTTTAGTAGATTCGCCTAAGCTGTGGAAGAAAATCCCGGAGACTCTCTCTTTAAGCGAAGTGGAAGCGTTGTTGAACGCGCCAGATTCCCGGGACACCCAAGGCATCCGGGATAAGGCGATATTAGAAATATTGTACGCTACCGGAATGCGTGTTTCCGAGTCAGCGCATTTAAAACTTAAAGAGGTTAATTTAGATGTTGGCTTCTTGCGTTGCATAGGTAAAGGCAATAAAGAAAGAGTGGTGCCCGTAGGTAAAAAGGCAATTGCTTGTGTGCGTAAATATTTGGAATCATCGCGGCCTAAACTTTTAGGCAAGAAAGAAAGTGAATATCTTTTTATAAGCCGCTTAGGAGGGCGGCTTTCCCGGCAATCTTTATGGAAAATAATCCAGCGTTACAGCCGCCAGGCCGGGATCAAGAAGCATATCAAGCCGCATATCTTGCGTCATTCTTTTGCCACGCATCTTTTAGAACATGGAGCGGACTTGCGTTCTGTGCAGGAGATGTTAGGACATGCGAATATCTCTACCACGCAGATATATACACATATAAATAAAGACCGTTTAAAAAGCATCCACAGGATGTATCATCCGCGCCCTTAA